One segment of Ipomoea triloba cultivar NCNSP0323 chromosome 12, ASM357664v1 DNA contains the following:
- the LOC115998003 gene encoding short-chain dehydrogenase TIC 32, chloroplastic-like produces the protein MLRLITGIPGPSGFGSASTAEQVTQGIDASNLTAIITGGASGIGLEVARVLALRKAHVIIAARKLDAAKEAKQLILKDNSTAHVDILKLDLSSLKSVKAFADDFKALNLPLNILINNAGVMFCPFQLSEDGYEMQFATNHLGHFYLANLLLDKMKETANVTGVQGRIVNLSSVAHLYTYEEGIRFDKINDESSYHAKMAYGQSKLANILHAKELSRRLQEEGTNITVNSVHPGLIMTNLMRHSVLFTRIMKLFTWMLWKNVHQGAATTSYVALHPDLKDISGKYFLDCNEYEASAFARDEALGKKLWDFSEKLVKAAINK, from the exons ATGTTGAGATTGATTACAGGAATTCCAGGGCCGAGCGGGTTTGGATCAGCTTCCACTGCTGAGCAGGTCACTCAAGGCATTGATGCCTCCAATCTCACTGCGATTATTACAG GTGGTGCAAGTGGGATTGGTTTAGAAGTGGCAAGAGTTTTAGCCCTTAGGAAAGCCCATGTCATCATTGCAGCAAGAAAGTTGGATGCTGCAAAAGAAGCAAAACAACTCATTCTCAAGGATAACAGCACTGCTCATGTTGATATTCTTAAACTTGACCTCTCTTCATTGAAATCAGTTAAGGCATTTGCTGACGATTTCAAAGCGCTTAACCTTCCTCTCAACATCCTCAT AAACAATGCTGGTGTTATGTTCTGTCCATTTCAGCTTTCGGAAGATGGATACGAGATGCAATTTGCTACAAATCATCTCG GTCATTTCTACTTGGCAAACCTTCTTCTAGATAAAATGAAGGAGACTGCAAATGTTACCGGTGTGCAGGGTAGGATAGTGAACTTGTCATCTGTAGCTCACCTTTACACGTACGAAGAAGGGATCCGGTTTGACAAAATTAATGATGAAAGCAG TTACCATGCCAAAATGGCATATGGGCAATCCAAGTTAGCCAATATATTACATGCCAAAGAGCTCTCTCGTCGTTTACAA GAAGAGGGAACTAATATTACAGTGAACTCGGTGCACCCGGGGTTGATAATGACAAATCTTATGAGGCATTCTGTTCTTTTTACAA GAATTATGAAACTATTCACTTGGATGCTCTGGAAGAATGTCCATCag GGGGCAGCTACAACGAGCTATGTGGCGCTCCATCCAGACCTAAAAGACATAAGTGGAAAGTACTTTCTGGACTGTAATGAGTACGAGGCAAGCGCCTTTGCCAGAGATGAAGCTCTGGGAAAGAAGCTTTGGGATTTCAGCGAGAAGTTGGTTAAGGCAGCTATAAACAAGTAA